In one window of Bombus vancouverensis nearcticus chromosome 10, iyBomVanc1_principal, whole genome shotgun sequence DNA:
- the LOC117157784 gene encoding HEAT repeat-containing protein 5B isoform X4, whose product MMMELSHSLTLNEDALNQIPEAKRPVFIFEWLRFLDKVLIAAQKSDIKGCQQKLVEQLTKHMQGAPGPPTRRLIARCLATLFSVGDTFLLFDTVNKCNDILRNKDDSPSFLPTKLAAICCVGCMYEKLGRMMGRSYEETVQILIKSLRSAESQTRIEIMHTLEKVCAGMGSAITNVHKEIYKVSRHYLTDRVMAVRCAAAKCLLEMLNHASFLYTTEIESVATLCFRAFEGSNYEVRCAVAKLLGTLVAMTQLPAPKGKSPSVTQNKNCKQISLDEVLNILMSGFLRGGVGFLKGTGEIIKGNSSVNREVRVGVTHAYVVFVQMLGGSWLERNVGTLVAHVLDLVTNPKAASSHVDAVYSRKCVNFILHGTVGKLLGEGAQAAACKEIAYIILKQMNSIDFSPENAKDCNQETLFSQHLLVCALQEMGNLILGLGTTACNLLSDQSLNLIDTIMAVLIHPCQAARLAASWCLRCICVAVPSQITPLIDRCVDGIENMRSSPEAIAGYSSALAAVLGSVRLSPLGVPHTKGKIIFNTAEELLRSASQNSRLSLNRTHAGWLLIGAIMTLGTAVVKGLLPRMLLLWRNSFPRSNKELESEKARGDAFTWQVTLEGRAGALSAMHSFLLHCPELLNDDITRRLLTPIESALAMLTNLSPVLKNYGQQLKAPAAMVRLRLYETLLLLPPQTFEGSYTHLLRMLVSEFTLTENPGNTTTSLLRAVCHANDSVILGTWLQETDHRTIEDQMEPNRRADLEHLQPNSAAGSGALEHNPCCLYRPVPQDDIIPGPLPLGVAVIDLSVSLFGQIFPRVANKHRLQMLDHFSECIKHTKSGRQEAIQMNVFTAVLSGLKGLNEAKTGFGQEDVKKSATNLIISALVSSNSILRWAAGEAVGRMAQVISDPKFTAELAQTSFDRLKSARDVASRTGHSLALGCLHKYVGGMGSSQHLNTSVSILLALAQDNSSPVVQVWALHALALIADSGGPMFRGYVEPTLSLALTLLLNVPHSYIDVHQCIGKVLSALITTIGPELQGNTSTICMARSSFLCACAIMQDHQDPLVQAEATGCLQQLHLFAPRHVNLSSLVPTLCRTLSSNHLLLRKAAISCLRQLAQREAKEVCEHAMTLANESRDTNIVEGLVITETGLPGVLFSMLDTETDSKLIKDIHDTLTSMLQILAADHLSQWLSLCKDVLTIASETCNNEEGNTIDVEDSTTDTDNADTEGDDDQAEFHADESTKQRPTITPRWPTRVFAAQCVRKIVAACVNNKQAHFDLILAKEMQTSKGKSDFLVLHLSDLVRMAFMAATSDCDPLRLEGLKTLQEIIDKFAKVPEPEFPGHLLLEQFQAQVGAALRPAFSAETASHVTAAACEACSAWIGSGVARDLNDLRRVHQLLVSSLEKLREGHTRPQLYNESLLTLERLAILKAWAEVYVVAMVKDGSALNNKDTFNQNSNQIDDDNCEDFGKFEFQTESLLSLVQPELLSLSQYWLAALRDHALLSLPPEFSSQLPHDGGAFYTTDTMESARPHYAESWAPILHAATLWLNAKGFGLEESKNEVEASNATNNNNNNNNNNNSDVSTNNTTNVERFHLLFGICMEALCSPRASESTQNTETCLNALYTLLDSTWARKVLSTDRSLPIELCNVLHRMLLTRESFVIQMIVMEVLKQIMKAAQEDLTERKKSKLEEIAPAHEESNETQHVDLLGEGEESGELNPGKSLVFAILEVCLCLLVRQIPALNPNPDGTTAILSQRGYMPSEESGKLIAAALNIMESLPTLCSPQGAVAILPTLLYLSTGVIRETAVRTDSECNKTTSDTPVHAALHCIKSLTTNKYAKDHRSQEQWTSLLQSALAKIIDLAKTGNDETKMDEVAMMLGIAVFVLHASSEVVSAPNLQFPCINHFRHAFQSENIMVKLKCVQTLRTIFLHPDRAISTPYIHALAPRLVEYLYSDKSKQITTDLELSFTLECISTVEALIGLADLSHQGDQLQHASKYQLSLHQQSFQWLNKIGPKYPQEFKMLMSQSTELKTKLENAVRSTHQQAQRHTRPVDLVKPQIKISTPSIKLKTDFSNFN is encoded by the exons ATGATGATGGAGTTGAGTCATAGTTTGACTCTCAATGAGGATGCTCTTAATCAAATCCCAGAAGCTAAGAGGCCAGTTTTTATATTTGAATGGTTACGTTTCTTGGATAAAGTTTTAATAGCTGCACAAAag AGTGATATTAAGGGATGTCAGCAAAAGCTAGTAGAACAATTAACCAAACACATGCAAGGAGCTCCTGGGCCTCCTACACGAAGACTTATTGCAAGATGTCTTGCAACTTTATTTAGTGTTGGTGATACATTTTTGCTTTTTGATACTGTTAATAAGTGTAATGATATTCTTAGAAATAAAGATGATTCTCCAAGCTTCCTCCCAacaaaatt AGCTGCTATATGTTGTGTGGGATGCATGTATGAAAAATTAGGAAGAATGATGGGCAGGTCATATGAAGAAActgtacaaatattaataaagtCTTTGCGTTCTGCAGAGTCACAAACTCGAATAGAGATTATGCATACTCTAGAAAAG GTTTGTGCTGGCATGGGATCTGCAATTACAAATGTtcataaagaaatatataaagttTCTAGACATTATCTTACAGATAGGGTAATGGCTGTAAGATGTGCTGCTGCAAAG TGTTTATTAGAAATGTTAAATCATGCATCATTTTTATATACTACTGAAATAGAAAGTGTTGCTACACTTTGTTTCCGAGCATTTGAAGGTTCAAACTATGAAGTACGATGTGCTGTTGCAAAATTACTTGGTACATTGGTGGCAATGACTCAGCTTCCAGCTCCAAAAGGAAAAAGTCCTTCAG ttacacaaaataaaaattgtaaacaaATTTCACTTGACGAAGTCTTGAATATTTTAATGTCCGGATTTTTAAGAGGTGGAGTAGGTTTTTTGAAGGGTACTGGAGAAATAATAAAAGGAAATTCTAGTGTTAACAGAGAAGTTCGAGTTGGAGTCAcgcat GCATATGTTGTATTTGTTCAAATGTTAGGAGGATCATGGCTTGAACGCAATGTTGGTACATTAGTTGCACATGTACTTGATCTTGTAACGAATCCAAAAGCAGCAAGCTCACATGTTGATGCTGTCTATTCTAGAAAATGTGTTAACTTTATATTACACGGTACTGTAGGGAAATTATTAGGAGAAGGGGCTCAAGCTGCTGCATGTAAAGAAATAGCCTACATTATTTTGAAACAGATGAATTCTATTG ATTTTAGTCCAGAAAACGCAAAGGACTGTAACCAAGAAACATTATTCAGTCAACATTTATTAGTTTGTGCACTGCAAGAAATGGGAAATTTGATCTTAGGATTGGGTACAACAGCTTGTAATTTATTGTCTGATCAATCTTTGA ATTTAATTGATACCATTATGGCTGTTTTGATTCATCCATGTCAAGCAGCTAGACTTGCAGCTTCGTGGTGTTTACGTTGCATTTGTGTAGCAGTACCAAGTCAGATAACACCTCTAATTGATCGTTGTGTAGATGGAATAGAAAATATGCGTAGTTCACCAGAAGCAATAGCTGGATATAGTAGTGCATTGGCTGCAGTTCTCGGTAGCGTTCGTTTATCGCCACTTGGAGTTCCACATACAAAAGgaaaa attaTATTTAATACTGCAGAAGAACTTTTGAGAAGCGCAAGTCAAAACAGTCGTTTATCGTTAAACAGAACACATGCTGGATGGCTTCTAATTGGAGCTATAATGACTCTTG GAACGGCGGTGGTAAAAGGGTTATTACCTAGAATGTTGTTATTATGGAGAAATTCTTTTCCTCGTTCAAATAAAGAACTCGAAAGTGAAAAGGCTAGAGGTGACGCTTTTACATGGCAAGTGACTTTAGAAGGTCGAGCTGGTGCATTATCTGCGATGCATAGTTTCTTGTTACATTGCCCCGAACTTTTAAACGATGATATTACGAGACGGCTTCTAACACCAATTGAATCTGCATTGGCAATGTTAACGAA TTTATCACCTGTATTGAAAAATTATGGTCAACAATTAAAGGCTCCAGCTGCTATGGTTCGTTTGCGTTTATATGAGACACTATTATTATTACCACCTCAAACTTTTGAAG GTTCTTATACACATCTCTTAAGGATGTTGGTATCAGAGTTTACATTAACTGAAAATCCTGGAAATACTACAACTTCATTATTGCGTGCAGTTTGTCATGCCAATGATTCTGTAATCCTTGGTACATGGTTACAAGAAACTGATCATCGTACAATTGAAGATCAA ATGGAACCAAACAGAAGGGCAGATTTGGAACAT CTGCAACCAAATAGCGCTGCAGGGTCTGGAGCTTTGGAACACAATCCATGTTGTCTTTATAGACCTGTACCACAA GACGATATAATTCCTGGACCTTTGCCTTTGGGAGTTGCAGTCATTGATCTCTCTGTATCCCTGTTTGGTCAGATCTTCCCACGTGTAGCAAATAAGCATAGATTGCAAATGTTAGATCATTTCAGTGAATgtataaaacatacaaaatCTGGTAGACAAGAAGCAATACAGATGAACGTTTTTACGGCTGTGCTAAGCGGATTAAAGGGACTGAATGAAGCAAAAACTGGCTTTGGTCAAGAAGATGTTAAGAAATCTGCGACTAATCTCATTATT AGTGCTTTGGTAAGTAGTAATTCGATACTAAGATGGGCAGCTGGAGAAGCTGTTGGAAGAATGGCTCAAGTTATTTCTGATCCCAAATTTACGGCGGAATTAGCACAAACAAGTTTTGACCGCTTAAAATCTGCTCGCGATGTTGCTAGTAGAACTGGTCATTCTTTAGCGTTAGGGTGTCTTCATAAATACGTGGGTGGGATGGGATCTAGTCAACATCTGAATACAAGTGTCAGTATTTTACTCGCACTTGCTCAAGATAATTCATCTCCAGTAGTACAA GTATGGGCATTGCATGCTCTTGCACTTATAGCTGATTCTGGTGGACCAATGTTTCGGGGCTATGTTGAACCTACATTATCTTTAGCATTGACTCTTCTTCTTAACGTTCCTCATTCTTATATTGATGTACATCAGTGTATAGGAAAAGTATTATCAGCTCTTATCACAACAATAGGGCCAGAATTACAAG GCAATACATCAACGATTTGTATGGCACGTTCATCGTTTTTATGTGCTTGTGCAATTATGCAAGATCATCAAGACCCTCTTGTACAGGCAGAAGCTACAGGATGTCTTCAGCAACTACATTTATTTGCACCAAGACATGTTAACTTATCTTCTCTGGTTCCTACACTATGT cgAACTTTATCAAGCAATCATTTGCTTCTACGTAAAGCTGCAATCTCTTGCCTTCGACAATTGGCTCAACGCGAAGCGAAAGAAGTATGCGAACATGCAATGACATTAGCTAACGAAAGTCGAGATACTAATATAGTAGAAGGTCTTGTTATAACAGAAACTGGTCTACCGGGGGTCTTGTTTAGTATGTTAGACACGGAAACTGATAGCAAATTAATTAAAGACATTCATGACACGCTAACGAGTATGCTGCAAATTTTAGCAGCAGATCATCTATCTCAATGGTTGTCCTTATGTAAAGATGTTCTTACAATAGCTTCAG AAACATGTAATAATGAAGAAGGAAATACTATTGACGTCGAAGATAGTACTACGGATACTGATAATGCAGATACAGAAGGAGATGATGATCAAGCTGAATTTCATGCAGACGAATCTACAAAACAACGGCCAACTATCACACCAAGGTGGCCAACTAGAGTATTTGCAGCACAGTGTGTTAGAAAAATTGTCGCTGCTTgtgtaaataataaacaagcGCACTTTGATCTTATCTTAGCGAAAGAGATGCAAACATCTAAGGGAAAAA GCGACTTTCTAGTATTACATCTTTCCGATTTAGTACGGATGGCATTTATGGCCGCGACAAGTGATTGTGATCCTCTTCGGCTTGAAGGATTGAAAACGTTACAAGAAATCATAGATAAATTTGCCAAAGTTCCTGAACCAGAATTTCCTGGACATTTGTTACTTGAACAGTTCCAAGCAcaa GTTGGAGCTGCGTTGAGACCTGCATTTTCAGCAGAAACAGCATCTCATGTTACAGCTGCAGCATGCGAGGCATGTAGTGCTTGGATTGGAAGCGGAGTTGCTAGGGATCTCAATGATCTTCGTAGAGTACATCAGCTACTAGTATCTTCtctagaaaaattaagggaaggACATACACGACCACAACTTTATAACGAAAGTTTGTTAACACTTGAAAGATTAGCGATTTTGAAAGCTTGGGCAGAG GTGTATGTAGTTGCTATGGTAAAAGATGGTTCTGCATTAAACAATAAAGACACATTCAATCAAAATTCGAATCAAATTGATGATGACAATTGTGAAGATTTTGGGAAATTTGAATTTCAAACTGAAAGTTTATTAAGCTTAGTGCAACCAGAGTTATTAAGTTTAAGTCAATATTGGCTAGCTGCCTTGAGAGATCACGCATTACTTTCCTTACCTCCAG aattttccaGCCAACTACCTCATGATGGTGGAGCTTTTTACACAACAGATACAATGGAATCTGCTCGACCTCATTATGCTGAATCATGGGCACCAATTTTACATGCTGCAACACTTTGGCTTAATGCAAAAGGATTTGGATTAGAAGAGAGTAAAAATGAAGTGGAAGCATCAAACgcaactaataataataataataataacaataataataacagtgATGTCTCTACTAATAATACTACGAATGTTGAACGTTTCCATTTATTATTTG gtATATGTATGGAAGCATTATGCAGCCCTCGTGCTTCGGAGTCAACTCAAAATACAGAAACATGTTTAAATGCATTGTACACTTTATTAGATTCTACTTGGGCTCGTAAAGTTTTAAGTACAGACCGTTCATTACCGATTGAATTATGTAATGTTCTTCACAG GATGCTTTTAACAAGAGAAAGTTTCGTAATACAAATGATAGTAATGGAAGTTTTGAAACAAATAATGAAAGCAGCACAGGAAGATttgacagagagaaagaaatctAAATTAGAAG aAATAGCACCAGCACATGAAGAAAGCAATGAAACTCAACATGTAGATTTACTAGGGGAAGGAGAAGAAAGTGGTGAACTTAATCCTGGAAAGTCATTAGTATTTGCTATTCTAGAAGTGTGTTTGTGTCTTTTAGTCCGACAAATCCCAGCACTAAATCCTAATCCTGATGGAACAACAGCGATCTTATCCCAAAGGGGATATATGCCATCTGAAGAAAGTGGGAAACTCATAGCTGCTGCTCTTAATATAATGGAGTCTCTTCCTACTCTTTGTTCTCCTCAAG GAGCTGTAGCAATTTTACCAACACTCCTGTATTTATCAACTGGAGTGATCAGAGAAACTGCAGTGCGTACGGACAGTGAATGCAATAAAACAACATCAGATACACCAGTTCATGCAGCTTTACATTGTATAAAAAGTCTTACCACAAATAAATATGCAAAAGATCATAGAAGTCAGGAACAATGGACAAGTCTTTTACAAAGTGCTCTTGCCAAAATCATCGATCTGGCTAAAACCG gaAATGATGAAACGAAAATGGACGAAGTGGCGATGATGTTAGGTATTGCGGTATTTGTTCTTCATGCATCGTCTGAAGTTGTGAGTGCACCAAATTTACAATTTCCGTGTATAAATCATTTTAGACACGCTTTCCAGTCAGAAAACATAATG GTCAAATTAAAATGCGTTCAAACGTTGAGAACGATATTTTTACATCCAGATCGTGCAATAAGCACTCCTTATATTCATGCATTAGCTCCAAGATTAGTAGAATATCTATATAGTGACAAGAGTAAACAGATTACAACTGATTTAGAATTATCTTTCACTTTGGAATGTATTAGCACAGTTGAAGCTCTTATAGGACTTGCCGATCTTTCACATC agGGAGATCAACTACAACATGCTTCCAAATATCAATTAAGTCTTCATCAACAAAGTTTTCAATGGCTTAATAAGATAGGACCAAAATATCCCCAG gAATTTAAGATGTTAATGTCTCAATCTACAGAACTAAAAACTAAATTAGAAAATGCAGTGAGATCCACTCACCAACAAGCACAAAGACATACTAGACCAGTAGATCTTGTAAAGCCACAGATAAAAATTTCTACACCATCCATCAAACTCAAAACAGATTTCtcaaattttaattga